One Stratiformator vulcanicus genomic window, AGGGTTATCACGAATTTCGACGAGAGGTCGGTTCTCGAATCGCGGCTGCCGACCGCGGTGAGCTGACAGCTTTCGACGTCGATTCAATTAAGGCCCAGTTGACACGCGAATGGGTTCAGCCGTGACCGGCATCGTTCGTTCAACTGAGGCGGCTCATGAAGACTTGATGCGAATCGGCCGTTACATTGCGGAGAATTCCGGGAGCCTCGAACGTGCGCTCGAAGTTCTCGATCAAATCGATTTGAAGTGCAAAAAGTATGCTCGACAGCCTTTGATGGGCGACCCGCGTCCCGATCTGGGACCAGATGTTCGGCTCTTCGCAATTTACAGTTATCTCGTCATCTATCGGCCAAGCTCGAGTGGAATCGAGGTATTGATGGTCACGCATGGTGCCCGCGATCTCCCCAAGTTGATCCGTGATCGAATCTCGTAGCATTGTTGAGCTACCGATTTCGCTAACGCGAATTCCGAATTCGAGTGAAGGTCACGATGTAACGGCCGGACCGGTCGTTCCGGTCGTCGAGGTTGCCGGGGGAATCGTCACGGCCGGGGCGCGGTTCGGTCGATGACGGATTGCATGACCGATATCACCGCCCCCCGCCGACTTGACGACTCGTCCCGCCGATTGCTCGAAGCGTATGCGGCTTCGACCGCCGTGCTGCTGGCGACGAACCCTGAACACGACGGTCGGATTGACCGATTGCATGACGTCGACGGACTGACCGACGACGAATTGCCCATGCTTCACGGCCAATTGCTCGCCGCCGGGCTGATCGAATTCGATCTCAACGATCGCGACGGCGGCGTCTATAGCATCACTTCCGAAGGCAAACGCCTTCTGAGCAAGACCTCGGAAGCGGAATCAGAATCAGACGCCGCTTAAGTGGCTTGGCCATCACGCGAAAAAGCCCACGGGGTGCGACCCGTGGGCTTTTTTGTTTCGCAACAATTGATTCATCAAATCCGCTGGTTTTGCTCCCAGCCCGCGACGAGTGCGTTCGGTGCCAGCACGAAAATTTCGACGCGACGGTTCTGCTGACGTCCGTCTTCCGATTGGTTCGACGCAGCCGGTTGATGTTTGCTGTAGCCGGCGACGCCCATGCGAGATTCGCTGATGCCGGCATCTTTGAGCAGCAGAGCGACCGAGTTCGCCCGGTTGGTGGAAAGATGCCAGTTCGTCGGGTGACGTTCCGAGGTCGACTTTCGCCCGATCGGCTGAGCGTCGGTGTGTCCGACAACCAGAATGTTCAGCGGTTTGGCCGAAGAATCGTTCATGATCTGGGCAAATTCCCGCAGCAGTGGCTTCGCATTGGATTTCAATGCGGCACTGCCGGTGTCGAACAGGATGTCCGAGTGAAACTTGCTGACGCCGGTGACCGGATCGAATTCGAAGTTGGGATACCGCTTGGCGAGGTCTTCGAACTGCTTGGAGACCCCCGGCCCGAGCGGGCTGTCTTTGACCTGCTTAAGAAGGCCGACGTATTTCGCCTGAAGTTGGCCACGCTCGTCGACGAGGTTTGACAGTCGTTGTTCGGCGATTTCGAGGCTCTTGGCGAGACGAGCCGCACTCTTTTGAGCTTCTTCCTTCTCGCTGAAGAGCTTCTGGCTCAGGGCCTTATACTTCGTTTGGGCTCCGTCATCGACTCCCGTCGCACCGCTCGGCGGAGCCGCCGGTGTCGGTCCCGGGTTCGCCGGGAAACCGGGCTGAGCGGGAGAGAACGTCGGCCCGGTGCCGGGATAAAACTGCTGACCCGGGGGAAATTGCTGACCCGGAGCAAACTGCTGACCCGGAGCGAACTGCGGACCTGTCGCCGGATAGCCGCCGACGCCGCCAGGGAAGGTCATTGGAGCCGGATAACCACCGGGAATTCCGACCGGCGAACCGAAGGGATCGCCGCCAAATCCGCCGCACGGATCGCATGGCGACGGATAGATCGGGTGGCCCGGCTCACAACCGCAGCCGTGCCCGCCGCAGCCCAGGCAACCGCCCAGACATCCGCCGAACAGGAACCGG contains:
- a CDS encoding type II toxin-antitoxin system ParD family antitoxin, with the translated sequence MSTDLEEYVQRKVDSGEYASREEVTEAALNLLKDVEGYHEFRREVGSRIAAADRGELTAFDVDSIKAQLTREWVQP
- a CDS encoding type II toxin-antitoxin system RelE/ParE family toxin, producing MGSAVTGIVRSTEAAHEDLMRIGRYIAENSGSLERALEVLDQIDLKCKKYARQPLMGDPRPDLGPDVRLFAIYSYLVIYRPSSSGIEVLMVTHGARDLPKLIRDRIS
- a CDS encoding OmpA family protein, translating into MSSRAFFWLLSALLPLSSIACCCLDPCGMGGHYGSVGYGPACGPVCPQPCGPVCPPPCDPCGPISRPLIGAYQPISNTCGCEPYGAHYGPCGGQQYCLLEDCCLFNGGLCRFLFGGCLGGCLGCGGHGCGCEPGHPIYPSPCDPCGGFGGDPFGSPVGIPGGYPAPMTFPGGVGGYPATGPQFAPGQQFAPGQQFPPGQQFYPGTGPTFSPAQPGFPANPGPTPAAPPSGATGVDDGAQTKYKALSQKLFSEKEEAQKSAARLAKSLEIAEQRLSNLVDERGQLQAKYVGLLKQVKDSPLGPGVSKQFEDLAKRYPNFEFDPVTGVSKFHSDILFDTGSAALKSNAKPLLREFAQIMNDSSAKPLNILVVGHTDAQPIGRKSTSERHPTNWHLSTNRANSVALLLKDAGISESRMGVAGYSKHQPAASNQSEDGRQQNRRVEIFVLAPNALVAGWEQNQRI